One Mycoplasmopsis caviae DNA segment encodes these proteins:
- a CDS encoding DnaJ C-terminal domain-containing protein translates to MPKKSYYEVLGVPKTASEKEIKSAYRKLAMKYHPDKLKDGTSDQKMQELNEAYEVLSDPNKKSNYDRFGSPDGPQPGQGFGMNFNAGMGDFRKFTQNIFDTVFNFGDSGRSSKQKSAKVEKIRGDDIYTEIIVDFIEAIKGKEFKEKLNKFEICGKCKGTGADNPSDIKTCNGCQGKGQKETQTRSVLGYMKMITTCDRCNGSGKLTGKTCRECNGSLYTKKLKNVTFKIPEGSDTGDKIKIDGYGEKGHNGGESGDLYIVIIVKEHKYFKRSGLDLFLDLPVSFLDIVKENSVMVPTPYGFERIKMKNTYQFGKILNLTGKGVRSKRGVGNMKVSLQILMPNFTTDLYNEMAKILEPYEDNVNAEFSEMVKKER, encoded by the coding sequence ATGCCTAAAAAAAGTTATTATGAAGTACTAGGTGTTCCAAAAACAGCTAGTGAAAAAGAAATTAAAAGTGCTTACCGTAAACTTGCAATGAAATATCACCCTGATAAATTAAAGGATGGTACTAGCGACCAAAAAATGCAAGAGTTAAATGAAGCTTATGAAGTTTTAAGTGATCCAAACAAAAAATCAAATTACGATCGTTTTGGTTCACCTGACGGTCCACAACCTGGCCAAGGTTTTGGAATGAACTTCAACGCTGGTATGGGAGATTTTAGAAAATTTACTCAAAATATTTTTGATACTGTATTTAACTTTGGTGATTCAGGTAGATCATCTAAACAAAAATCAGCAAAAGTTGAAAAAATTAGAGGTGATGATATCTACACTGAAATCATTGTTGATTTTATTGAAGCAATAAAAGGTAAGGAATTTAAAGAAAAATTAAACAAATTTGAAATTTGTGGAAAATGTAAAGGTACAGGTGCTGACAATCCAAGCGATATTAAAACCTGTAATGGTTGTCAAGGAAAGGGACAAAAAGAAACTCAAACTCGTTCTGTTCTTGGTTACATGAAAATGATTACAACATGTGACAGATGTAATGGTTCAGGTAAGCTAACTGGCAAGACATGTCGTGAATGTAATGGTAGTTTATATACCAAAAAATTGAAAAATGTTACATTCAAAATTCCTGAAGGTTCAGACACTGGTGACAAAATTAAAATTGATGGTTATGGTGAAAAAGGTCATAATGGTGGTGAATCAGGAGACCTATACATCGTAATCATTGTTAAGGAACATAAGTACTTCAAGAGAAGTGGTTTAGACTTGTTTCTTGATTTACCGGTTTCATTCTTAGATATTGTTAAAGAAAATTCTGTAATGGTTCCAACTCCATATGGTTTTGAAAGAATTAAAATGAAAAATACTTACCAATTTGGAAAAATTCTTAATCTAACAGGTAAGGGCGTTAGATCAAAAAGAGGTGTTGGAAATATGAAGGTCTCTCTTCAAATTCTTATGCCAAACTTTACTACTGATTTGTACAATGAAATGGCTAAGATTTTAGAACCCTATGAAGATAATGTAAATGCTGAATTTTCTGAAATGGTTAAGAAAGAAAGATAA